From Anopheles darlingi chromosome 2, idAnoDarlMG_H_01, whole genome shotgun sequence, the proteins below share one genomic window:
- the LOC125950123 gene encoding uncharacterized protein LOC125950123 isoform X2, producing the protein MKIVSRDSTQQCIIVRYAQLSDSVSQYRSNLLRQSVLPVHHLNVPLLCAHDSHRLEVKQQQQASLKHPVRHLVSPSVIQVVWLVSGCRAAVSCMVEVLCCNTLHLRILHHSPAALRAIISFPKHPIEMNKSMAMSLPMLEALFVRHASWGILRIILETINRQQSTNLTLTDL; encoded by the coding sequence CTCAACTCAGCGATTCGGTTAGCCAATATCGGAGCAATCTGCTACGTCAATCCGTGCTGCCAGTGCACCACCTTAACGTGCCGCTACTTTGCGCACACGATAGCCATCGACTAGAGgtcaagcaacaacagcaagccaGCCTCAAACATCCAGTCCGTCATTTGGTCAGTCCGTCAGTCATTCAGGTGGTCTGGTTGGTCAGCGGTTGTCGGGCGGCGGTCAGCTGCATGGTTGAGGTGCTATGCTGCAATACGCTCCATCTTCGAATTTTGCACCATTCACCGGCTGCGCTAAGAGCCATCATAAGCTTTCCGAAGCACCCGATAGAGATGAACAAATCTATGGCAATGAGTTTGCCAATGCTCGAGGCACTGTTTGTGCGGCACGCGTCTTGGGGGATTTTACGGATCATCTTGGAAACCATTAACcgacaacaatcaacaaatcTCACATTAACCGACCTTTGA
- the LOC125950099 gene encoding ATP-binding cassette sub-family G member 1-like isoform X2, whose product MAENVEITIPLVQRETNLVFKSISYSIGQRKKEKQLLKNISGKFRSGRLTAILGPSGAGKTTLLNVLSGFKTQGVSGNIGINNEVIDRHRYRQLVAYTAQDVALLPNITPRESLHYAADLKLPKDIGEQKKITIVDDVIAVLGLQKCADTRAQMLSGGEKKRLSIGMELVSNPQIMFFDEPTSGLDSVASYQVISYMKDLAQQGRCVVSVIHQPSSELLELFDDVYVVVDGRCLYQGSLDNLITTFAEAGFQCPPYYNRADFVLKIASKYDQQNVDFKKMITASEKLMNAEMIHGYIPNKGGNNAFLVEGGHGSQYPISWWDQFSILTRRTTLGTIRNPALMGLRLFGHVLFGFTIGFVFSNVGDDASKVLSNISLLIAFLMFIIFANAMTVILTFPMEMAVFVREHKSNYYSVSAYYFSKLVADFPWMISGVTAFQLLMYYLSGQLLETDRIIMFWGICALFGWLSQVYGLIAGCLFPIEVSPFIVPASIIPALLFSGFFIRYNELMDFFKPLTLISYFRYGFEGLVQATYGHNRTELGCAEIFCYYRKTSKVLEALHMVPDRYWTDVLGLSIWIVFLHVVLYISLRFRLRWNR is encoded by the exons ATGGCGGAGAACGTGGAGATAACGATTCCCCTCGTACAGAGAGAGACGAATCTGGTCTTCAAGAGCATCTCCTACAGCATCGgacagcgaaagaaagagaagcagctGCTAAAGAACATATCCGGAAAATTTCGCTCCGGTCGTCTCACCGCCATTCTAGGACCATCGGGTGCCGGTAAAACGACGCTGTTGAATGTGCTCAGTGGCTTCAA AACCCAGGGTGTTAGTGGTAACATTGGAATCAACAATGAAGTCATCGATCGACATCGCTACCGTCAACTGGTCGCTTACACTGCTCAAGATGTGGCCCTGCTACCCAACATCACTCCTCGCGAAAGCCTCCACTATGCAGCGGATTTGAAGCTTCCCAAGGACATCGGCGAACAAAAGAAGATCACGATAGTCGACGATGTGATCGCGGTGCTAGGATTGCAAAAGTGTGCCGATACTCGAGCTCAGATGCTTTCGGGAGGCGAGAAAAAGCGTCTCTCGATCGGTATGGAGCTTGTTTCTAATCCGCAAATCATGTTCTTCGATGAACCCACAAGCGGACTAGATAGTGTAGCCTCCTATCAAGTGATATCGTACATGAAGGATCTAGCTCAGCAGGGCAGATGTGTTGTGAGTGTCATTCATCAGCCTAGCTCCGAGCTGTTGGAGTTGTTCGACGATGTCTATGTTGTCGTTGATGGACGATGTCTGTACCAAGGATCTTTGGATAATTTGATAACGACATTTGCGGAAGCGGGTTTCCAATGTCCACCCTACTACAACCGCGCTGATTTTG TGCTGAAAATTGCATCCAAATACGACCAGCAGAATGTGGATTTTAAAAAGATGATAACCGCATCAGAGAAATTGATGAACGCGGAAATGATCCACG GTTATATTCCGAACAAGGGTGGCAATAACGCGTTTCTGGTCGAGGGTGGTCATGGTTCGCAGTATCCCATCAGCTGGTGGGACCAGTTCAGCATTCTGACGCGTCGGACAACATTGGGAACGATTCGTAATCCTGCACTGATGGGATTACGACTTTTCGGACACGTACTGTTTGGCTTTACTATCGGATTCGTGTTCAGTAACGTGGGAGACGACGCATCAAAAGTGCTTTCGAATATTTCGTTGCTGATAGCGTTCCTAATGTTCATCATCTTTGCCAACGCAATGACTGTGATTCTTACCT TTCCCATGGAAATGGCCGTTTTCGTACGAGAACACAAAAGCAACTACTACTCCGTCTCTGCGTACTACTTCTCAAAGCTCGTCGCTGATTTCCCGTGGATGATATCAGGCGTAACTGCGTTCCAGCTGCTAATGTACTACCTGAGCGGTCAGCTGCTCGAAACCGATCGTATCATCATGTTCTGGGGGATTTGTGCACTCTTTGGTTGGTTATCTCAGGTTTACGGTCTGATCGCTGGCTGTCTTTTCCCTATCGAAGTCAGCCCATTCATAGTGCCTGCATCGATCATTCCCGCGTTGCTGTTTTCCGGCTTTTTCATTCGATACAACGAGCTGATGGACTTCTTCAAACCCCTCACTCTGATCAGCTATTTCCGATACGGATTCGAAGGCTTGGTACAGGCAACATACGGTCACAATCGGACGGAACTCGGTTGCGCGGAGATCTTTTGTTACTACCGGAAGACGAGTAAGGTACTAGAAGCGTTGCACATGGTGCCGGACCGGTACTGGACCGATGTGCTTGGGTTGTCTATCTGGATTGTGTTCCTGCATGTAGTCCTGTACATCAGTCTACGGTTCAGACTTCGCTGGAACCGCTGA
- the LOC125950099 gene encoding ATP-binding cassette sub-family G member 1-like isoform X1, producing MSDSVEITIPLVQHGTNLVFQNICYRIGQRKKEKQLLKNISGKFRSGRLTAILGPSGAGKTTLLNVLSGFKTQGVSGNIGINNEVIDRHRYRQLVAYTAQDVALLPNITPRESLHYAADLKLPKDIGEQKKITIVDDVIAVLGLQKCADTRAQMLSGGEKKRLSIGMELVSNPQIMFFDEPTSGLDSVASYQVISYMKDLAQQGRCVVSVIHQPSSELLELFDDVYVVVDGRCLYQGSLDNLITTFAEAGFQCPPYYNRADFVLKIASKYDQQNVDFKKMITASEKLMNAEMIHGYIPNKGGNNAFLVEGGHGSQYPISWWDQFSILTRRTTLGTIRNPALMGLRLFGHVLFGFTIGFVFSNVGDDASKVLSNISLLIAFLMFIIFANAMTVILTFPMEMAVFVREHKSNYYSVSAYYFSKLVADFPWMISGVTAFQLLMYYLSGQLLETDRIIMFWGICALFGWLSQVYGLIAGCLFPIEVSPFIVPASIIPALLFSGFFIRYNELMDFFKPLTLISYFRYGFEGLVQATYGHNRTELGCAEIFCYYRKTSKVLEALHMVPDRYWTDVLGLSIWIVFLHVVLYISLRFRLRWNR from the exons ATGTCGGACAGCGTTGAGATAACCATTCCACTCGTGCAACATGGGACGAATCTTGTCTTCCAGAACATCTGCTACCGAATCGgacagcgaaagaaagagaagcagctGCTAAAGAACATATCTGGAAAATTTCGCTCCGGTCGTCTCACCGCCATTCTAGGACCATCGGGTGCCGGTAAAACGACGCTGTTGAATGTGCTCAGTGGCTTCAA AACCCAGGGTGTTAGTGGTAACATTGGAATCAACAATGAAGTCATCGATCGACATCGCTACCGTCAACTGGTCGCTTACACTGCTCAAGATGTGGCCCTGCTACCCAACATCACTCCTCGCGAAAGCCTCCACTATGCAGCGGATTTGAAGCTTCCCAAGGACATCGGCGAACAAAAGAAGATCACGATAGTCGACGATGTGATCGCGGTGCTAGGATTGCAAAAGTGTGCCGATACTCGAGCTCAGATGCTTTCGGGAGGCGAGAAAAAGCGTCTCTCGATCGGTATGGAGCTTGTTTCTAATCCGCAAATCATGTTCTTCGATGAACCCACAAGCGGACTAGATAGTGTAGCCTCCTATCAAGTGATATCGTACATGAAGGATCTAGCTCAGCAGGGCAGATGTGTTGTGAGTGTCATTCATCAGCCTAGCTCCGAGCTGTTGGAGTTGTTCGACGATGTCTATGTTGTCGTTGATGGACGATGTCTGTACCAAGGATCTTTGGATAATTTGATAACGACATTTGCGGAAGCGGGTTTCCAATGTCCACCCTACTACAACCGCGCTGATTTTG TGCTGAAAATTGCATCCAAATACGACCAGCAGAATGTGGATTTTAAAAAGATGATAACCGCATCAGAGAAATTGATGAACGCGGAAATGATCCACG GTTATATTCCGAACAAGGGTGGCAATAACGCGTTTCTGGTCGAGGGTGGTCATGGTTCGCAGTATCCCATCAGCTGGTGGGACCAGTTCAGCATTCTGACGCGTCGGACAACATTGGGAACGATTCGTAATCCTGCACTGATGGGATTACGACTTTTCGGACACGTACTGTTTGGCTTTACTATCGGATTCGTGTTCAGTAACGTGGGAGACGACGCATCAAAAGTGCTTTCGAATATTTCGTTGCTGATAGCGTTCCTAATGTTCATCATCTTTGCCAACGCAATGACTGTGATTCTTACCT TTCCCATGGAAATGGCCGTTTTCGTACGAGAACACAAAAGCAACTACTACTCCGTCTCTGCGTACTACTTCTCAAAGCTCGTCGCTGATTTCCCGTGGATGATATCAGGCGTAACTGCGTTCCAGCTGCTAATGTACTACCTGAGCGGTCAGCTGCTCGAAACCGATCGTATCATCATGTTCTGGGGGATTTGTGCACTCTTTGGTTGGTTATCTCAGGTTTACGGTCTGATCGCTGGCTGTCTTTTCCCTATCGAAGTCAGCCCATTCATAGTGCCTGCATCGATCATTCCCGCGTTGCTGTTTTCCGGCTTTTTCATTCGATACAACGAGCTGATGGACTTCTTCAAACCCCTCACTCTGATCAGCTATTTCCGATACGGATTCGAAGGCTTGGTACAGGCAACATACGGTCACAATCGGACGGAACTCGGTTGCGCGGAGATCTTTTGTTACTACCGGAAGACGAGTAAGGTACTAGAAGCGTTGCACATGGTGCCGGACCGGTACTGGACCGATGTGCTTGGGTTGTCTATCTGGATTGTGTTCCTGCATGTAGTCCTGTACATCAGTCTACGGTTCAGACTTCGCTGGAACCGCTGA
- the LOC125950088 gene encoding ATP-binding cassette sub-family G member 4-like isoform X1 translates to MCRQAYPGRRPGHSETNSTTETRDYAQRRDRTGGTGSGSRESPSDDLSALRSRINIPSVVEVSRVQLVRRGRSSHHITDRIDRIRKEKKVNICIQPGGDGVLMASTTPTVSICTVGGNASGTTMSLEETVEVVIPLVKSITNLTFRNLSFSVPQRPNDPGSGGEDRKHLLRNISGTLKSGRLTAILGPSGAGKSTLLNILSGFRTQGVSGKILINNELVDCHKYRQLVAYMAQDVPLLGNLTVRETLHYVADLRLSKNVSYIHKTKIVNDIVTLLGLEKCSHSLARVLSGGERKRLSIGLELVSNPKIMFFDEPTSGLDSVASYQVIAYMRDLARQGRCVASVIHQPSSELLELFDDVYVVADGRCMFQGSLDELIPTLEEVGFTCPPYYNRADFVLKIASQRHGDVDSVEKLIARADTAINGFLEHDATNGEDTASVLATSRRTSAQYPICWWRQFVVLTRRTMLGTVRNITLTRFRLLGHLLFGLTIGSVFYDVGDDATKVLSNVSCLILFLMFIVFSNAMTVVLTFPLEMAVFVREHKSNYYPVSAYYWSKIIADFPPMLLGVTCFQLIVYYLTGQPNETHRVTMFWGVCALFGWLAQMYGMVAGSIFPIDVSPFVVPASIIPAVLFSGFFIRYKELLAAYRPLTYVSYFRYGFEGLAQASYGFNRTELACGEMFCYYRKTAKIMEMLQMERDRYWYDVAGLAVWISVLHVLLYVSLRLRLRWNR, encoded by the exons ATGTGCCGGCAGGCGTATCCGGGGAGAAGACCGGGACACTCCGAAACCAACTCTACCACCGAAACGCGTGATTATGCTCAGCGTcgcgatcgaaccgggggAACCGGGTCTGGAAGTCGCGAGTCGCCGTCCGACGATCTCTCAGCGTTGCGATCGCGCATTAATATCCCGAGTGTTGTAGAAGTGAGTCGTGTGCAGTTGGTCCGGCGCGGGCGTAGTTCACACCACATCACGgaccggatcgatcggatacggaaggagaaaaaggttAACATTTGCATACAGCCGGGTGGTGATGGGGTGCTGATGGCCTCGACCACTCCAACCGTCAGTATCTGCACGGTGGGTGGGAACG CATCCGGAACGACGATGAGCTTGGAAGAGACGGTTGAGGTGGTGATACCGCTCGTGAAGAGCATAACTAACCTGACCTTCCGGAACCTGTCCTTCAGCGTACCGCAAAGACCGAACGATCCGGGATCGGGTGGGGAGGATCGAAAGCATCTGCTGCGTAACATTTCCGGAACACTTAAATCGGGAAGACTGACAGCAATTCTAGGACCCTCGGGAGCCGGCAAATCCACGTTACTCAACATTCTCAGTGGGTTTCG AACACAAGGCGTTAGCGGAAAGATTCTTATCAACAATGAGCTGGTCGATTGCCACAAATATCGGCAACTAGTCGCCTATATGGCCCAAGATGTTCCGCTGCTGGGGAACCTTACTGTTCGCGAAACGCTGCACTACGTGGCCGATCTGCGGCTATCGAAGAACGTGTCCTACATTCATAAGACGAAAATCGTGAACGATATCGTGACGTTGCTCGGGCTGGAAAAATGCTCGCACAGTTTGGCCCGGGTGCTGTCCGGAGGGGAGCGGAAACGGTTATCGATCGGTCTCGAGCTGGTTTCTAATCCGAAGATTATGTTCTTCGATGAACCGACGAGTGGACTGGATAGTGTGGCCTCGTATCAGGTGATCGCGTACATGCGTGATCTCGCTCGACAAGGCCGATGTGTGGCCAGCGTTATCCATCAACCAAGCTccgagctgctggagctgttCGACGATGTGTACGTGGTAGCGGATGGCCGTTGCATGTTCCAAGGCTCGCTGGATGAACTAATACCGACGCTAGAGGAGGTAGGATTCACCTGTCCACCATACTACAATCGAGCCGATTTCG TGCTCAAGATTGCCTCGCAACGCCATGGTGATGTGGATAGTGTGGAAAAACTGATCGCAAGGGCTGACACCGCAATCAATGGGTTCCTGGAACACG ACGCAACAAACGGAGAAGACACCGCATCTGTTCTGGCGACGAGCAGAAGAACCAGTGCCCAATACCCCATCTGCTGGTGGCGTCAGTTTGTCGTGTTAACCCGACGGACAATGCTCGGAACGGTACGGAACATCACCCTCACACGCTTTCGCCTGCTTGGGCATCTCCTGTTCGGTCTCACGATCGGGAGCGTGTTCTACGATGTAGGGGATGATGCTACCAAAGTGCTTTCGAACGTGTCCTGCCTGATACTGTTTCTCATGTTCATCGTGTTTTCTAACGCAATGACGGTGGTGCTAACAT TTCCTCTCGAAATGGCAGTGTTTGTGAGGGAGCACAAGAGCAACTACTATCCGGTGTCGGCGTACTACTGGTCGAAGATCATCGCCGACTTCCCACCGATGCTGCTCGGAGTCACCTGCTTCCAGCTGATCGTATACTACCTCACCGGTCAGCCGAACGAAACGCATCGAGTCACGATGTTCTGGGGTGTGTGCGCactgttcggttggttggcccaAATGTACGGCATGGTCGCCGGCAGCATCTTTCCCATCGATGTGAGCCCGTTCGTGGTGCCAGCATCCATCATTCCCGCCGTCCTGTTTTCCGGTTTCTTCATTCGCTACAAAGAGCTACTGGCCGCATATCGGCCACTTACGTATGTGAGTTACTTTCGATACGGTTTCGAAGGACTTGCACAAGCCTCGTACGGTTTCAACCGGACTGAGCTGGCCTGTGGCGAAATGTTCTGCTACTATCGCAAAACGGCGAAGATCATGGAGATGCTACAGATGGAACGGGATCGTTACTGGTACGATGTGGCTGGTCTAGCCGTTTGGATTTCGGTGCTCCATGTGCTGCTTTATGTTAGCCTCCGACTGCGGCTGCGGTGGAATCGCTAA
- the LOC125950088 gene encoding ATP-binding cassette sub-family G member 1-like isoform X2 codes for MSLEETVEVVIPLVKSITNLTFRNLSFSVPQRPNDPGSGGEDRKHLLRNISGTLKSGRLTAILGPSGAGKSTLLNILSGFRTQGVSGKILINNELVDCHKYRQLVAYMAQDVPLLGNLTVRETLHYVADLRLSKNVSYIHKTKIVNDIVTLLGLEKCSHSLARVLSGGERKRLSIGLELVSNPKIMFFDEPTSGLDSVASYQVIAYMRDLARQGRCVASVIHQPSSELLELFDDVYVVADGRCMFQGSLDELIPTLEEVGFTCPPYYNRADFVLKIASQRHGDVDSVEKLIARADTAINGFLEHDATNGEDTASVLATSRRTSAQYPICWWRQFVVLTRRTMLGTVRNITLTRFRLLGHLLFGLTIGSVFYDVGDDATKVLSNVSCLILFLMFIVFSNAMTVVLTFPLEMAVFVREHKSNYYPVSAYYWSKIIADFPPMLLGVTCFQLIVYYLTGQPNETHRVTMFWGVCALFGWLAQMYGMVAGSIFPIDVSPFVVPASIIPAVLFSGFFIRYKELLAAYRPLTYVSYFRYGFEGLAQASYGFNRTELACGEMFCYYRKTAKIMEMLQMERDRYWYDVAGLAVWISVLHVLLYVSLRLRLRWNR; via the exons ATGAGCTTGGAAGAGACGGTTGAGGTGGTGATACCGCTCGTGAAGAGCATAACTAACCTGACCTTCCGGAACCTGTCCTTCAGCGTACCGCAAAGACCGAACGATCCGGGATCGGGTGGGGAGGATCGAAAGCATCTGCTGCGTAACATTTCCGGAACACTTAAATCGGGAAGACTGACAGCAATTCTAGGACCCTCGGGAGCCGGCAAATCCACGTTACTCAACATTCTCAGTGGGTTTCG AACACAAGGCGTTAGCGGAAAGATTCTTATCAACAATGAGCTGGTCGATTGCCACAAATATCGGCAACTAGTCGCCTATATGGCCCAAGATGTTCCGCTGCTGGGGAACCTTACTGTTCGCGAAACGCTGCACTACGTGGCCGATCTGCGGCTATCGAAGAACGTGTCCTACATTCATAAGACGAAAATCGTGAACGATATCGTGACGTTGCTCGGGCTGGAAAAATGCTCGCACAGTTTGGCCCGGGTGCTGTCCGGAGGGGAGCGGAAACGGTTATCGATCGGTCTCGAGCTGGTTTCTAATCCGAAGATTATGTTCTTCGATGAACCGACGAGTGGACTGGATAGTGTGGCCTCGTATCAGGTGATCGCGTACATGCGTGATCTCGCTCGACAAGGCCGATGTGTGGCCAGCGTTATCCATCAACCAAGCTccgagctgctggagctgttCGACGATGTGTACGTGGTAGCGGATGGCCGTTGCATGTTCCAAGGCTCGCTGGATGAACTAATACCGACGCTAGAGGAGGTAGGATTCACCTGTCCACCATACTACAATCGAGCCGATTTCG TGCTCAAGATTGCCTCGCAACGCCATGGTGATGTGGATAGTGTGGAAAAACTGATCGCAAGGGCTGACACCGCAATCAATGGGTTCCTGGAACACG ACGCAACAAACGGAGAAGACACCGCATCTGTTCTGGCGACGAGCAGAAGAACCAGTGCCCAATACCCCATCTGCTGGTGGCGTCAGTTTGTCGTGTTAACCCGACGGACAATGCTCGGAACGGTACGGAACATCACCCTCACACGCTTTCGCCTGCTTGGGCATCTCCTGTTCGGTCTCACGATCGGGAGCGTGTTCTACGATGTAGGGGATGATGCTACCAAAGTGCTTTCGAACGTGTCCTGCCTGATACTGTTTCTCATGTTCATCGTGTTTTCTAACGCAATGACGGTGGTGCTAACAT TTCCTCTCGAAATGGCAGTGTTTGTGAGGGAGCACAAGAGCAACTACTATCCGGTGTCGGCGTACTACTGGTCGAAGATCATCGCCGACTTCCCACCGATGCTGCTCGGAGTCACCTGCTTCCAGCTGATCGTATACTACCTCACCGGTCAGCCGAACGAAACGCATCGAGTCACGATGTTCTGGGGTGTGTGCGCactgttcggttggttggcccaAATGTACGGCATGGTCGCCGGCAGCATCTTTCCCATCGATGTGAGCCCGTTCGTGGTGCCAGCATCCATCATTCCCGCCGTCCTGTTTTCCGGTTTCTTCATTCGCTACAAAGAGCTACTGGCCGCATATCGGCCACTTACGTATGTGAGTTACTTTCGATACGGTTTCGAAGGACTTGCACAAGCCTCGTACGGTTTCAACCGGACTGAGCTGGCCTGTGGCGAAATGTTCTGCTACTATCGCAAAACGGCGAAGATCATGGAGATGCTACAGATGGAACGGGATCGTTACTGGTACGATGTGGCTGGTCTAGCCGTTTGGATTTCGGTGCTCCATGTGCTGCTTTATGTTAGCCTCCGACTGCGGCTGCGGTGGAATCGCTAA